Proteins encoded within one genomic window of Besnoitia besnoiti strain Bb-Ger1 chromosome II, whole genome shotgun sequence:
- a CDS encoding hypothetical protein (encoded by transcript BESB_038560): MATPRRFFYLFLLSFLTASLQLEAKVTPGTDMDSLFFCTACVVVIGSLNEDLKYLVDSGKYWRQVDLDHRLSIACGHPQIAKGAMNASCGRFMMQHYRTLKHDLYRRYTPGYEEHEELLTVREYCENLHACRPKQLTLHEHYAQAAKNMVGQYEETNSPYLAYQYKKMKERLLM; this comes from the exons ATGGCGACCCCGCGTCGTTTCTTCTACCTCTTTCTACTCTCTTTCCTCAcggcctctctgcagcttgAGGCAAAAGTGACGCCTGGAACGGATATGGACagtctctttttctgcacGGCTTGCGTCGTTGTCATCGG GAGTTTGAATGAGGACTTGAAATACCTTGTGGACTCGGGCAAGTACTGGCGGCAAGTCGACCTTGATCATCGGCTGTCGATCGCGTGCGGGCATCCGCAGATCGCTAAAGGCGCGATGAAcgccagctgcggcaggTTCATGATGCAGCACTACCGCACCCTGAAACACGAC CTGTACAGACGGTACACTCCAGGCTACGAAGAGCACGAAGAGCTGCTGACTGTGCGCGAGTACTGTGAGAATCTGCATGCCTGTCGCCCCAAGCAGCTCACACTGCACGAGCACTACGCACAGGCAGCGAAAAACATGGTG GGACAGTATGAGGAGACGAACAGCCCGTACCTCGCGTACCAGTACAAGAAAATGAAGGAAAGACTTCTGATGTAA
- a CDS encoding tyrosine-tRNA ligase (encoded by transcript BESB_038570) produces the protein MDAARSCRPLLFPLCAFSCVREACHPQKSLLSLVASLVFLVISSGAFPADALTKSPHASRPFSSFFSSPSDFRPPDVPPSLSPLFFHPFSASSVPSAIPSLASLAAPAASTRWPSAVSAGRRGLENPQLFVSPRPVPLGRVSPLCNRLPASSIRRQTSFGSQVAPAHAAQACLTRANPPRPGSTDSLPGFTCFSSSARSRRFPAESRFASTIRPEPRETASPERRAAAGQAFSSFFLSRVKQTGLRATLSHSSSIVSLRGLWRGAEARQTSECGSFGGSPRSSSCPGASGSSARVASRLCAHGGLEDDLSEAEKGFDRDACSSPFLVDALSRGVIADGNALASLDRLLTAWTAAYAAREEAGEGRRLRVAGDDGAQRRGSALAEASESGSGRDQPLSFYMGVDLTGGSLHVGHLLPLLLLRRLQRLQLVRPVLLLGTATTLVGDPTGKLRHNFVQSRGSPRAVRRDGEDCGHASLLEQVRARVEDDLSAEAASETRGDAQPQPAAACPRPFCMDPAKTARIQENKTAIARQLAFIFDPSQSDGVALDASLRPEPVPASLWPSARRPAARESKPAAAASPPSALIVENRPWLSALSSLEFLTDFGAFLPLPRLLSRSSVEETLGLLQARRGEASGLQREPRSGGTKKGAHFSFASLAYAVLQAVDWLFLRRNFGVLGQVGGRDQWGNISTGLELARRRDRARLFGLTTPLLLAKGGAKMGKSPGAGAETRDGVTAETCGKTVWLRKDLTPPVEFWQFWRNVDDADVHRMLRWFTLLSIPEIEALEAETQHYGDRALNFLKETLADHVTTLVHGASVTCAVRAVVAAGRERRPYSSFSEKGRGGLEAPVGEPNGAGTPGQEDGDAPSPAEDVALPPTHFIRRSVLLGGDEPSDASASRVTASSPAAAPRRVFLSALLAQLSLCASRAAAKRLLAQGAVRLNGLRLQAVEGDLPLSLSHFTSRRRAGEPDAAALQCSLAVGRKGFSVLHVRDDAAWPAEKAGEHLAVAE, from the exons ATGGATGCCGCTCGCTCCTGCcgccctcttctttttcctttGTGTGCATTCTCTTGTGTGCGCGAGGCCTGTCACCCGCAGAAAAGCCTTCtcagcctcgtcgcctccttggTTTTTCTCGTGATATCTTCGGGGGCCTTTCCTGCGGACGCCTTAACGAAgtcgccgcacgcgtcgcgcccgttttcttccttcttctcctcgccctccgacTTCAGGCCACCCGATGtacctccctctctctcaccTCTCTTTTTTCACCCGTTTTCTGCTTCGTCAGTTCCTTCTGCGATTCCCagtctcgcctcgctcgccgcaccCGCTGCTTCCACGCGGTGGccttccgctgtctccgccggccgccgcggcctcgaaaATCCTCAGCTCTTCGTCAGTCCTCGCCCTGTCCCCCtcgggcgcgtctcgcctctctgcaaTCGCTTGCCTGCATCCTCGATTCGGCGGCAAACGTCTTTTGGTTCCCAGGTTGCccccgcgcacgcggcgcaagCCTGTTTGACGCGAGCCAATCCACCGAGACCGGGCTCTACCGATTCGCTTCCTGGCTTCACGTgcttctcctcttcagccCGCAGCAGGCGATTTCCGGCGGAGTCTCGTTTCGCCTCCACAATCCGCCCAGAGCCTAGGGAGACTGCGTCGCctgagcggcgcgcagcggcgggacaggccttctcgtctttcttccTAAGCCGTGTGAAGCAGACTGGTCTGCGCGCGACTTTGTCTCACTCCTCGTCTATCGTTTCTttgcgcggcctctggcgtGGCGCTGAGGCCCGCCAGACCTCCGAGTGTGGGTCCTTTGgtggctcgccgcgctcgtcgtcgtgcCCGGGTGCGTCGGGCTCCTCAGCGCGGGTGGCGTCACGCCTGTGTGCGCACGGAGGGCTCGAAGACGACTTGAGTGAGGCCGAAAAGGGCTTCGACAGAGACGCATGTTCATCGCCGTTCCTCGTGGACGCGCTTTCCCGCGGCGTCATCGCCGATGGCAACGCTCTCGCGAGCCTGGACCGCCTCCTCACGGCGTGGACTGCGGCgtacgcggcgcgcgaggaggcgggcgaaggccgccgcctgcgagtggccggcgacgacggagctcagcggcgcggcagcgccctcgCTGAGGCGTCAGAGTCAGGTTCAGGACGCGACCAGCCGCTCTCGTTCTACATGGGCGTCGACTTGACTGGCGGGAGTCTGCACGTTGGGCAcctgcttccgcttcttctcctccgccggctgcaACGCCTGCAGCTCGTGCGCCCAGTCCTGCTCCTGGGGACGGCGACAACCCTCGTCGGCGACCCTACCGGCAAGCTGCGTCACAACTTCGTCCAGTCGCGGGGTTCGCCGCGTGCggtgcggcgcgacggcgaagactgcggacacgcctcgctgctggagcAGGTCCGCGCACGCGTCGAGGACGACCtcagcgccgaggccgcgagcgagacgcgcggagacgcgcagccgcagcccgccgccgcgtgccccCGCCCGTTCTGCATGGATcccgcgaagacggcgcgcaTCCAGGAGAACAAAACCGCGATCGCTCGCCAACTGGCTTTCATCTTTGATCCTTCGCAGTCGGACGGAGTGGCGCTagacgcctcgctgcgcccgGAACCGGTGCCTGCGTCGTTGTGGCCGAGTGCTAGGcgccccgctgcgcgcgagtcgaagcctgctgccgccgcgtctccgccctcggctTTGATCGTGGAGAACCGCCCCTGGCTgtcggcgctctcctcgctggaGTTTTTGACCGACTTCGGGGCGttcctgccgctgccgcggctgctgtcgcgctCTAGCGTCGAGGAGACACTGGGCCTcttgcaggcgcgccgcggcgaggcctctgGCCTCCAGCGGGAGCCGAGAAGCGGCGGGAcgaagaagggcgcgcaCTTCTCGTTTGCGTCGCTTGCGTACGCGGTGCTGCAGGCCGTCGACTGGCTGTTTCTGCGCCGCAACTTCGGCGTGCTCGGCCaagtcggcggccgcgaccaaTGGGGTAACATCTCAACGGgcctcgagctcgcgcgccgcagagatcgcgcgcggctcttcggGCTCACCACGCCTCTCCTGCTCGCCAAAGGCGGCGCCAAAATGGGCAAGAgccccggcgcaggcgccgagacgcgcgacgggGTGACCGCGGAGACCTGCGGAAAAACTGTGTGGCTGCGCAAAGACCTCACGCCGCCAGTCGAGTTTTGGCAATTCTGGCGAAAcgtcgacgacgcagacgtgcACAG GATGCTTCGTTGGTTCACGCTTCTCTCCATCCCTGAGAtcgaggccctcgaggcggagacgcagcactacggcgaccgcgcgctgAACTTTTTGAAG GAAACTCTCGCAGATCACGTCACGACGCTCGTTCACGGGGCGAGCGTCACGTGCGCGGTTCGGGCAGTCGTGGCAGccggccgcgagcgacgcccgTATTCGAGTTTTTCCGAgaaaggccgcggaggcctcgaggCGCCTGTCGGCGAGCCGAACGGAGCAGGCACACCCGGGCAGGAGGATGGTGATGCGCCGTCCCCCGCAGAGGAtgtcgcgctgccgccgacgcaCTTCATCAGACGATCGGTCCTcctgggcggcgacgagcccaGCGACGCGTCCGCCTCTCGGGTGAcggcctcgtctcccgcggcggctccacggcgcgtctttctgtcggcgcttctcgcgcagctttcgctttgcgcgtcgcgggcggcagccAAGCGTCTGCTGGCGCAAGGCGCGGTGCGGCTGAACGGCCTGAGGCTGCAGGCGGTGGAGGGCGATCTtccgctctccctctcccaCTTCacgtctcggcggcgcgccggcgagcccgacgcagcggcgctgcagtgCTCCCTCGCTGTGGGGCGGAAGGGCTTCTCCGTTCTCCACgtccgcgacgacgccgcttggccagcggagaaggcgggcgagcacctcgccgtcgccgagtAG